Genomic window (Rhizobium leguminosarum):
AGTAGGTCGGTCTGGAAACACCATACTCGTCGGAAGCGTCCGTTACCGAGACGTTGTCGACGGAGACGCGTCGCAGCATCTCGTATTTGACCTGGACGGCGTCGTGCGGATCGAAGAACTCGCTGCCGCGGAACTTCGGGTCGCGCACCTTCTCGGAATTTGGATTGAAGGTGCCCTCGTCGATGAGGGCGTCCATCTTTGATCGCTTGCCGCCGTACTTCGCAGGCATTGCAGGCTCCGGATATGAGATCGGATATTAATGTAAAGTTATTTATACCGCATATCTGGTCTATATCAAGGGCGACTTCACATTCAAAGCACGGCTTTCGGCCAATAAAACGGGAGAAATTGCTCATTCTAGACCCTCATGCGGCATAATCTCCTTTACATTGGCGGCATAATTACCCTTACACTCCGCGCGCGGCCGCGCTGCCAACCTGCCGCAAAGGTGTTCCACCATGCTGGCTAGTTCCATCAAGTTCGAAACGAGCAAGAGAGCGCGCCCGTTGCTCACGACAACTTCCGGATCAATGCTCACAAGATCAGTCCATTGAGGGGGAAGCGGCCATATGGCGCCATCGCTGGTCTGCAGCA
Coding sequences:
- a CDS encoding DUF5372 family protein, which produces MLVTHQFHPLFGRQLPCVGKRSNLQGDRLLLQTSDGAIWPLPPQWTDLVSIDPEVVVSNGRALLLVSNLMELASMVEHLCGRLAARPRAECKGNYAANVKEIMPHEGLE